One part of the Phoenix dactylifera cultivar Barhee BC4 chromosome 4, palm_55x_up_171113_PBpolish2nd_filt_p, whole genome shotgun sequence genome encodes these proteins:
- the LOC113461200 gene encoding cysteine-rich receptor-like protein kinase 29: protein MSIAKPQAYSTAGKSKSTTKTVLVIVLTVVAVLLLLLIMSIYFARRKPARRDFRSGEPLLFNLDTLKAATNNFLAANKLGEGGFGPVYKGILRDEKQIAVKRLSRSSGQVLGELRNKVVLFAKYLLTEKIRYDQILYGSGYMAPECARHGHFSTKSDVFSYGVLVLEILTGRRTNGFQGSGQAADLLSNVLQHWNEGMALQMIDRSLGDRYTSQEVLRCIHIGLLCIQEDPQERPDMASIVLMLTSYSVSLPAPSMPAFFVRGGTTSESEVKDRNMGTGFSGSEDSSGSTARLIPTSINGLSITEMEPR, encoded by the exons ATGTCGATTGCGAAGCCACAGGCTTACTCGACCGCAG GAAAAAGTAAAAGCACCACAAAAACAGTTCTAGTTATTGTCCTAACCGTGGTTGCCGTATTGCTCCTCCTCTTAATCATGTCTATCTACTTTGCAAGAAGGAAGCCTGCTAGAAGG GATTTCAGAAGTGGGGAACCATTGCTATTTAATTTGGACACACTTAAAGCTGCCACAAACAATTTCTTAGCTGCAAATAAGCTCGGAGAAGGTGGGTTTGGACCAGTTTATAAG GGCATTTTGCGGGATGAAAAGCAGATAGCTGTGAAAAGGCTTTCAAGAAGCTCAGGGCAAGTACTAGGAGAGCTAAGAAACAAGGTGGTTTTGTTTGCAAAG TATCTCCTCACAGAGAAAATCCGATATGATCAAATTCTTTATGGCAGTGGATATATGGCTCCTGAATGCGCTAGGCACGGGCACTTCTCCACTAAATCAGATGTTTTTAGTTATGGGGTGTTAGTTTTAGAGATCTTGACTGGTCGGAGGACTAATGGTTTCCAAGGATCCGGGCAAGCTGCAGACCTTCTAAGCAAT GTTTTGCAACACTGGAATGAAGGAATGGCGTTACAGATGATCGACCGAAGTCTAGGTGATCGGTATACATCGCAAGAAGTACTGAGATGCATTCACATCGGGCTACTATGCATCCAGGAAGATCCACAAGAAAGACCTGACATGGCATCAATCGTGCTCATGCTTACTAGTTACTCTGTTAGTCTCCCAGCTCCTTCAATGCCTGCCTTCTTTGTAAGAGGTGGAACAACCAGCGAGTCTGAGGTGAAAGATAGGAATATGGGAACTGGTTTCTCAGGGAGTGAGGACTCTAGCGGAAGCACAGCGAGATTGATACCAACCTCTATTAATGGTCTTTCTATCACTGAAATGGAACCACGCTAG
- the LOC103696323 gene encoding putative receptor-like protein kinase At4g00960 has product MASILFLFPLVILHTLVLAPTKTYSQDDPILTYCAGDNYTVPSTFSSNLELLLSNLTSSPRYAGYFSTATAGAASSVPAYGLAQCEPDVSASDCSTCLNRSASAAATRCPLRKSSAIRFDHCVLRYSNQSFFGQLEVDQPAMTHKSNNASDPTVFHRQMSDLMDEIASQAAAMRSKFAVGITNYSGDGLISGMTQCTRDLSETDCSTCLDKAVGLLPSCCYGHIGGRVVMVSCAVRFEIIPLFSRLLVPPSPPPATPPPPPGSSSSLNGGNGTDTTGHGKSHKAAKVVLIVAISVSPVVLCHIWIRLRRRGVCRRVLIDGDEEFRSSESLLFDLGALRAATDNFSNANKLGEGGFGPVYKGTLRDGQEIAVKRLSGSSRQGLVELRNEIDLVAKLQHRNLVKLLGCCLEEQERLLVYEYLPNTSLDKFLFDPIGRQQLDWGRRYKIIEGIGRGLLYLHEDSRLRIIHRDLKAGNILLDEDMNPKISDFGLAKLFSVDETHGSTSRIAGTYGYMAPEYAVRGLFSTKSDVFSYGVLVLEIVTGRRNSGFQGSGNSLDLLSYVWRHWNEGMASQVIDRSLDNQYQLREVLRCIHIGLLCVQGEPAVRPSMASIFLMLSSYSITLAAPSAPAFFISSGTIGESEVIERDMRTGLSAEKSRPVSANDVSITDMEPR; this is encoded by the exons ATGGCATCCATCTTGTTCCTATTCCCTCTGGTAATCCTCCATACCCTGGTTCTAGCTCCGACCAAAACTTATTCCCAGGATGACCCCATCCTCACCTACTGCGCCGGCGACAACTACACGGTCCCCAGCACCTTCTCCTCCAACCTCGAGCTCCTCCTCTCCAACCTCACCTCCTCCCCCCGCTACGCCGGCTACTTCTCCACCGCCACCGCCGGGGCCGCCTCCTCCGTACCCGCCTACGGCCTTGCGCAGTGCGAACCCGACGTCTCCGCCTCCGACTGCTCCACCTGCCTCAACCgctccgcctccgccgccgccacccGCTGCCCCCTTCGCAAGTCCTCCGCCATCCGCTTCGACCACTGCGTCCTCCGCTACTCCAACCAAAGCTTCTTCGGCCAGCTCGAAGTGGACCAACCCGCAATGACCCACAAGAGTAATAACGCGTCGGATCCGACGGTGTTCCATCGGCAGATGAGTGATCTGATGGATGAGATCGCGTCGCAGGCGGCGGCGATGCGATCGAAGTTTGCGGTGGGGATCACGAATTACTCCGGTGATGGGCTTATATCCGGGATGACACAGTGTACCCGTGATCTATCGGAGACGGATTGTTCCACGTGTCTGGATAAGGCGGTCGGGTTGTTGCCTTCCTGTTGCTACGGGCACATCGGAGGACGGGTCGTGATGGTAAGTTGTGCCGTGAGGTTTGAGATCATTCCCTTGTTCTCCCGGTTGTTGGTCCCTCCGTCGCCGCCGCCAGCCacacctccgccgccgccgggaTCGAGTTCTTCACTGAATGGTGGCAATGGAACTGATACGACCGGTCATG GGAAAAGTCATAAGGCTGCAAAAGTAGTTCTAATTGTTGCCATCTCTGTCAGTCCTGTTGTTCTTTGCCACATCTGGATCCGCTTACGAAGAAGGGGAGTGTGTAGAAGAGTGCTCA TTGATGGAGATGAGGAGTTCAGAAGTTCAGaatcattattatttgatttgggCGCCCTTAGAGCTGCCACAGATAACTTCTCCAATGCAAATAAGCTGGGAGAAGGTGGTTTCGGACCGGTTTACAAG GGGACTCTGCGGGACGGACAAGAAATAGCTGTGAAAAGGCTCTCAGGAAGTTCAAGGCAAGGACTAGTAGAGTTAAGAAATGAGATTGATCTGGTTGCCAAGCTTCAACATAGAAACCTTGTTAAGTTGTTGGGTTGTTGCCTCGAGGAACAAGAGAGGTTGCTTGTCTATGAGTACCTTCCAAATACAAGCCTTGACAAATTTTTATTTG ACCCTATTGGACGACAACAACTAGACTGGGGAAGGCGGTACAAAATTATTGAAGGGATTGGCCGAGGGCTTCTCTATCTTCATGAAGATTCTCGATTAAGGATCATTCATCGGGATCTAAAAGCAGGTAATATCTTGCTGGATGAGGACATGAATCCTAAAATTTCAGACTTCGGTCTTGCAAAGCTTTTCAGCGTAGATGAGACCCATGGAAGCACTAGTCGAATTGCTGGGACATA TGGGTATATGGCACCAGAATATGCCGTGCGTGGGCTCTTCTCCACCAAATCCGATGTTTTCAGTTATGGCGTACTAGTTTTGGAGATTGTGACCGGGCGGAGGAATAGTGGATTCCAGGGATCTGGGAATTCTTTAGACCTTCTTAGCTAT GTCTGGCGACACTGGAATGAGGGAATGGCATCACAGGTGATCGACCGAAGTCTGGATAATCAGTATCAACTACGAGAAGTATTGAGGTGCATTCACATCGGGCTACTCTGCGTCCAAGGAGAGCCGGCGGTGAGACCCAGCATGGCGTCCATCTTTCTTATGCTCAGTAGTTACTCCATCACTCTTGCAGCTCCATCAGCACCTGCCTTCTTTATAAGTAGTGGTACGATCGGTGAGTCAGAGGTGATCGAGAGGGACATGAGGACTGGCTTATCAGCAGAAAAATCAAGACCGGTCTCAGCGAATGATGTCTCAATCACTGACATGGAACCGAGATAG